One stretch of Microplitis mediator isolate UGA2020A chromosome 9, iyMicMedi2.1, whole genome shotgun sequence DNA includes these proteins:
- the LOC130675051 gene encoding uncharacterized protein LOC130675051 produces the protein MMDVSITIVIAVAVIAIIIFVITAVSYSANPNELPDNEVIASGENLEENPDRRQERRERVVLNQSSNPPPDPSPNIFLCCIDCNHGHDYHHNHHEIHDGDCDCDCCDGCDCDDGCAGCFD, from the exons ATGATGGACGTTTCAATAACAATTGTAATAGCAGTAGCAGTAAtagcaattattatttttgtaataaccGCAGTCAGTTACAGTGCAAATCCTAATGAACTGCCTGATAATGAAGTGATTGCTTCTGGGGAAAATTTAGAAGAAAATCCTGATCGCCGTCAAGAAAGAAGAGAACGAGTggttttgaatcagtctagtAATCCGCCgcctg atCCCTcgccaaatatttttttatgctgcATTGATTGCAATCATGGACATGattatcatcataatcatcatGAGATTCATGACGGAGATTGTGACTGCGATTGCTGCGATGGTTGTGACTGTGATGATGGATGCGCGGGTTGTTTCgattag